In Psychrobacter sp. JCM 18902, a single window of DNA contains:
- a CDS encoding DnaJ C-terminal domain-containing protein: protein MAEKNYYDILGVKKDASAADIKKRYRKLVRQYHPDVSDDPDADNKIAEINNAYETIRDKEKRAEYDAMLDNPFAGQSGGFGGQSASGGQGGYRWEDIKDQFGEGEAYGDGGFRFDDIFSAFGRGARGSAGGQSQRGGFGSQDSKGQDQHAEITVDLASVYNGDDYSIKLNVPIRQPNGSVEYDNKTLKIKIPKGITDGKQIRLAGQGAAGIGGGKNGDLFLKVKIRHADNIRIEGADVYQTVNIAPWEAALGEKINVSTPAGTLAVTVPKNSKSGSNLRLKGKGIPAKQAGDLYLTLNIVNPDISTEAATQAYEQLKQAFADINISR, encoded by the coding sequence ATGGCAGAGAAAAATTACTATGACATTTTAGGGGTCAAAAAAGACGCGTCAGCTGCAGATATTAAAAAAAGATACCGTAAGCTTGTCCGTCAATATCACCCTGATGTGAGCGATGATCCAGATGCAGACAATAAGATTGCTGAGATTAATAATGCTTACGAAACCATTAGAGATAAAGAAAAGCGTGCCGAATATGACGCCATGCTAGACAATCCCTTTGCTGGTCAAAGTGGTGGTTTTGGTGGTCAATCTGCAAGTGGCGGGCAAGGCGGCTACCGCTGGGAAGATATCAAAGATCAGTTTGGTGAAGGCGAAGCTTATGGCGATGGTGGCTTCCGCTTCGATGACATCTTTTCGGCATTTGGTCGCGGTGCACGTGGTTCAGCGGGTGGACAATCGCAGCGTGGTGGTTTTGGCTCGCAAGATAGTAAAGGTCAAGATCAACATGCAGAGATTACGGTTGATTTGGCGTCCGTTTATAATGGCGACGACTACAGCATTAAGTTGAATGTCCCTATTCGTCAACCGAATGGCAGTGTCGAGTATGACAACAAAACGCTGAAAATTAAAATCCCTAAAGGCATCACGGATGGCAAGCAAATTCGCTTAGCAGGGCAAGGTGCCGCTGGTATTGGTGGCGGTAAAAATGGCGATTTATTTTTAAAAGTAAAAATCCGTCACGCAGACAATATCCGTATCGAAGGCGCTGATGTTTACCAAACCGTCAATATAGCGCCATGGGAAGCGGCGTTGGGTGAAAAAATCAACGTCAGTACGCCAGCTGGTACGCTCGCTGTGACTGTGCCTAAGAACAGCAAGTCTGGTAGCAATTTACGCCTAAAAGGTAAAGGTATCCCTGCTAAGCAAGCGGGTGATTTGTATCTAACCTTAAACATCGTGAACCCTGATATCAGCACTGAGGCTGCGACCCAAGCTTATGAGCAACTAAAACAAGCCTTTGCCGACATCAATATTAGTCGTTAA
- a CDS encoding septal ring lytic transglycosylase RlpA family protein: protein MSYLIKSLVITLSLLLSTTVFAGNTSYYGSQFHGKRTASGSIFNMNSLTAAHRTLPFGTKVQVTNKKTKQSVIVKITDRGPFIRGRILDLSKAAAGQINCQLCTTTMEILSYGDGKYRKE, encoded by the coding sequence ATGTCTTATTTAATCAAGTCTTTGGTTATCACATTATCACTATTGCTGAGTACCACCGTTTTTGCTGGAAACACCAGTTATTACGGTAGTCAGTTCCATGGTAAACGCACTGCTAGTGGTAGTATCTTCAACATGAACTCTTTGACCGCTGCGCATCGCACGTTGCCGTTTGGTACGAAGGTACAAGTGACCAACAAGAAGACAAAGCAGAGTGTAATCGTAAAAATCACCGATAGAGGCCCTTTCATTCGGGGTCGTATTTTGGATTTATCGAAAGCCGCTGCTGGTCAAATAAACTGTCAGTTATGTACGACCACAATGGAAATACTGTCTTATGGTGATGGTAAATACCGTAAGGAATAA